The Dehalococcoidia bacterium region TTACATCACGCCCTTCGAGGCCCTCAGTAACCAACTGCCCAACCTCCACCAAGGCATCCATGCCCCTCCGCCCTTCCTCCTCGACAACGTATCAACCGACATCGGCCCCTGGAGTGGATACAATCTCCTGGCGCATTACCGTAATTCGCCTCAGTGCGTCACGCTCTCGATGGGTGATGCGGGAGCAGGCTGGGGACAGACACGATCCGGAGCGGTCTTCCTGCTCGCCTTGGACCGCACTCGCCCGCTCCCCGGACGATGAAGTGGCGGCTAGACCGCGCTCGCGCGGGGGCCGTAGCGGCCAGCACGGGCGCCGTTGCCGGCGCCGCTTGCGACGGCCGCAGGGGCTGTCTGCTGGAAGCCCAACGAGTAGAGGCGGAAGTAAAGGCCGCCACGCGCGATCAGGTCTTCGTGGGTACCCTCTTCGACGATCCGGCCGCGCTCGAGGACGACTATGCGGTCCGCGTCGCGGATCGTGGACAAGCGGTGCGCGATCATCAGCGCCGTGCGGCCGCGCGTGAGCTGCTGGATGCCGCGCTGGACGATCAGCTCGGTGGTCGTGTCGAGGTTCGCCGTGGCTTCGTCCAGGATCAGGATGCGGGGGTTGGCGAGCAGGGCGCGGGCGAAGGCTATGAGCTGGCGCTCGCCGATGCTCAGGCCGACGCCGCGCTCGTTCACCATCGTGTCATAGCCGTGCTCCATGCGCTCGATGAACTCGTGCGCCCCGACAGCCTTCGCAGCCTCGATAACCTCCTGGTCGGTCGCGTCCGGGTTGGCGTAGCGGATGTTGTAGGCGACGGTCCCGGAGAAGAGCACCGGCTCCTGGAGGACGATGCCGATCTGCCGCCGCAGCGACTCCATGGTCACGTTGCGAATGTCATGGCCGTCGACGCGGATGGCGCCGCCCGTGACGTCGTAGAAGCGCATGAGCAGGCTCATGATCGTGCTCTTTCCGGCGCCCGTCTGGCCGACGAAGGCCACGCGCTCGCCGGCCTTGATGTCGAGGTTGAAGTCGCGCAGGACGTCGACGCCGGCGACGTAGGCGAAGTCGACGTGGTCGTACGTTACCTGGCCGGAGAGCTCGGGGAGTTCATAGGCGTCAGGGGCGTCGACGACGTCGGACTTGGTGTCCAGGATCTCGAAGATGCGCTCCGCCGCCACGCTGGCGCGCTGGAGCATGTTGTATTCCATCGTGAGCATACGGATGGGCTCGAAGAAGCGCTGGACGTAGAGAGTGAAGGCGACAAGGGCGCCGGTAGAAAGCTGGTCGTTCAGCACCATACGGCCGCCGAAGAAGACGACGAGCGCCAGGGCCGCGGCCTGAATGATCTCCACGATTGGTTGGGTTGCAGCCGAGACCCGGCTCGCCCCGAGGTTGGCCTCGAGGTTCGCGGTATTCGCCTCATCGAACTGGCGCGAGTTTCTGGCCTCGCGGCCCAGGCTCTGGATGACGCGCACGCCGCTGACGTTCTCCTGCAGGCTGGCGTTCACGAGGGAGATCGTCGCCCTCGCCTCGCGGAAGGCCCGGCGGGCGAAGCCCTGCCAGAAGATGAGGACGGCGGCGAAGACCGGGATCACGGTGGACGTGATCGCCGCGAGCTTCCAGTTGGTGGAGAACATGAGCACGACCACGAAGACGAGCGAGAGCAGGTTCCCCAGCGTAGCCACGAGGCCGCTGCTGAGAAGGTTCTGGAGGACTGTGACGTCGTTCTGGA contains the following coding sequences:
- a CDS encoding ABC transporter ATP-binding protein; the protein is MGMWGGMGGVGGGWGGGGMRGMGMRRSDLMASEEEMGKAFEWRLMKRLLAYILPYKKKAAIGVVAMVFYQVAHNLQPAIIGLGIDEIRGRDTEGLMMMVGLYLASMLAAWMGQYLQVYQMTWAGQHALYQVAGDMFNHIVKLSLSFFDRNETGRIMARVQNDVTVLQNLLSSGLVATLGNLLSLVFVVVLMFSTNWKLAAITSTVIPVFAAVLIFWQGFARRAFREARATISLVNASLQENVSGVRVIQSLGREARNSRQFDEANTANLEANLGASRVSAATQPIVEIIQAAALALVVFFGGRMVLNDQLSTGALVAFTLYVQRFFEPIRMLTMEYNMLQRASVAAERIFEILDTKSDVVDAPDAYELPELSGQVTYDHVDFAYVAGVDVLRDFNLDIKAGERVAFVGQTGAGKSTIMSLLMRFYDVTGGAIRVDGHDIRNVTMESLRRQIGIVLQEPVLFSGTVAYNIRYANPDATDQEVIEAAKAVGAHEFIERMEHGYDTMVNERGVGLSIGERQLIAFARALLANPRILILDEATANLDTTTELIVQRGIQQLTRGRTALMIAHRLSTIRDADRIVVLERGRIVEEGTHEDLIARGGLYFRLYSLGFQQTAPAAVASGAGNGARAGRYGPRASAV